One genomic region from Bufo bufo chromosome 3, aBufBuf1.1, whole genome shotgun sequence encodes:
- the LOC120994056 gene encoding odorant receptor 131-2-like, with protein MENFTSALGSATLIFTYEVDDVTRAVFLVISFLCFTFFFYFIAIMLKVFFTTPHMQEDPRYVFFVHMLINDTLYIVFTNFLVVSYMHSVYFPIILCFIINTLTGCMFLVTPYNLALMSLERYIAICFPLRRLQFCTPKRAKYAILVVWVIGLSLCLVSFIISLSLADRTLYSLYVLCDDSPMLSISPILGQLGNFINIFSFSGVALIIVFSYINVMLVARKIGSGSSSALKAGKTMMLHAFQLLLCMVAFMSNLSDVYVNNYLYLLIVTNYMLFTCVPRFLSPLIYGVRDEAFRKHIRKNCSITCHNCPQSGLEKL; from the coding sequence ATGGAGAATTTCACATCTGCTCTAGGAAGTGCTACCTTGATCTTCACTTATGAGGTTGATGATGTTACCCGAGCTGTTTTTCTGGTTATATCCTTTTTGTGTTTCACCTTCTTCTTCTACTTCATCGCCATTATGCTGAAGGTCttcttcaccactcctcacatgcaGGAGGACCCTCGATATGTCTTCTTTGTCCACATGCTCATCAACGACACATTGTATATCGTCTTCACAAATTTCCTTGTAGTGTCTTACATGCATTCTGTATACTTCCCCATAATACTCTGTTTCATCATTAACACTTTGACTGGCTGCATGTTTCTAGTGACCCCATACAACCTGGCCCTCATGTCTCTAGAACGTTACATAGCCATATGTTTCCCACTGAGACGCTTGCAGTTTTGTACACCAAAGAGAGCTAAATATGCTATTCTTGTGGTCTGGGTTATAGGTTTGTCTCTATGTCTTGTAAGCTTCATTATATCGTTGAGCTTAGCAGACAGAACCTTATATTCTCTTTATGTGTTGTGTGATGATAGTCCAATGTTGAGTATAAGCCCCATATTAGGCCAGCTTGGCAACTTTATCAATATATTCAGCTTCTCTGGGGTCGCTTTGATCATTGTATTTTCCTATATTAAtgtcatgctggttgccaggaagATCGGATCCGGTAGTTCTTCAGCCCTTAAAGCTGGTAAAACTATGATGCTCCATGCCTTCCAACTCTTATTATGTATGGTCGCCTTCATGTCCAACCTATCTGATGTCTATGTGAACAATTACTTGTATCTCTTAATTGTTACAAACTACATGTTGTTCACGTGTGTGCCCAGATTCCTCAGTCCACTGATCTATGGGGTCAGAGATGAAGCTTTTCGAAAACATATACGAAAAAATTGCTCAATAACATGTCACAATTGTCCACAATCAGGTTTGGAAAAATTATAA